GGCCATGTACAACCATGGCATGGCATTAGACCTACCCTATCCATCTGTTGTCACCATCCACAAGCCACTTTTATAGTAGGTATTTTTAGCCTACAGGACTACCCCTTACTAGAACCGCTTTACCTACAGCGTAAGCCGTTTATCGAGGGGTTGCATTTTAGGTTGGCAAAAAACAAAAATTATCTCTCAGGGTGGCTCAATTGGCACACTTTACTATCCAAAAAAGAGAACAAACCAGAATCCTTTACCTTGCATTTAGATGGCGCATGCTGCCAAGGCCATTCGAATCGGACTGTGACGTTCCCCTTTCACTTGGCTGTTTACCACCTAGGTGGACAGGGTATACGGGTTAAAGATTATAGTTTGTGGTGTGGTGCAACTGGTCTTGCTTTGCGTTTTTCCAATTGTTTGGGTGGATCCATTTATGGGGCTAGTTATCTACTATTTAGTAGGTATATCAAAGCTATAGACCGTCCTTTTAAAGAAGGGTGGGGGCAATGGTATACGATTGATTGGCAGATGTCCTGGCTAGGCATATCGTTGAGTTATTGGTATGGGCATAATTTTTCTTCCGAAAATATGGGTCATCCACTCTATCAATCTATTCGTATAGAGGACCGTAAAACGGTCTACTATGCGCGTATTAGAAGCCTTTTATTTTTATCCATATATAAAGATTGGAGGCCCCGTTCAGGTGTAACGATTCAGGCTGTTTTTAGACCCTATTATGATTGGGAGAATCGGTTGTTGGAGTATGGTTTTTCGTGTAAACTAACCTATGCGCACGCTATTACCCTGCAACAGGCAAGCAGTATAAAATAATAATAACCCTCTTTATGGCTGAATTATTGATTTATCGTGCTTCTGCAGGTTCTGGTAAAACCCATGTATTGGTAACCCGTTACATTCAATGGGCCCTACGTTATCCAGATGCCTTTAAGCATATCTTGGCAGTAACCTTTACCAATCATGCGACCCAAGAAATGAAGCAGCGGATTCTAGCCTATTTGTATAGTTTATCTATTGGACAAGAGACTGTTGTACAAGAGATGTTGCGTCTAACAGGGTGGGGGCATGCACAACTACAGCGGCGCAGCAAGGAAGTATTAGCTAGGATGGTCTACCAGTATGGTGATTTTTCAGTTACCACCATCGATAGCTTCTTTTATAAACTTATTCAAACTTTTGCCCAATCGATGGGGTTGCCGCATCAGTTTGCCATTGAAATGGATGAATCGTTGGCTTTACAAGAAACTATAGAGGCGTTATCTACTTTAGATGAACCTTTGCTGCAAAAATGGATGGTGGACTTTGCACTTACCAAGCTATTGGCAGGTAAAAGTTGGCATATTAAAAGCCACATTCAGGAGCTAGGTAAGGCACTTTTTGATGAATCATTTAAGCTACATGAACAAGCATTATTAACCGCTTTTGAGCAGCCAGAGAGATGGTTTCACTTTGTGGCCACCACACAAGCATGTTGGCATGGTTTTGAAGAAAAGATGCAACAGATTGGTCAAACTGCCCTCAACATATTGAAGCAAGAGGGCCTTACACCAGCAGATTTTTCCTATGGTACCAAAGGGGTAATTGGTTATTTTTTAAAATTAGCCAGCAAAAAAGAGCTGCAGCCAACCAAACGAGCCATTCAAGGCAGTGATGATCTAACCAGTTGGTATAAAAAAAAACATCCATCTGATGCTATCGCTAGGGTAGTAGAGACGTTACTCCATCCTCTATTGATGGAGGCGATGACCTTGCATGCACAAGAGGGCTTAGCCTATAGAACCGCTATGGTGCGTGCCCGTTTTACCTATGCCTTTGGTATGATTGGTGCTTTATTGATAGGGTTAGAGCGGTATAGATCCCAAAACCATCTTTTGTTTATATCCGATGTGTCTGTCTTACTCTACCAAGCCATTCAAGGCAGTGATACCCCCTTCTTATATGAGCAAGTAGGTAATCAATTCCATCATTTGCTTATAGATGAATTTCAAGATCTTTCTCTTTTTCAATGGATGAATATCAAGCCATTGGTACGCAATGGGCTTGCACAAGGCCATAGTAGTTTAGTCGTAGGAGATGTGAAACAATCTATTTACCGTTGGCGTGGCAGCAATTGGAAACTTTTGAACCATCAAGTAGCAGCAGAATTTAAGGAAAGCACCATCCATGGTTTAACGACCAATAGGCGCAGCAAAGAGGCGGTCGTATTATTTAACAATTGTTTTTTTAAAAGAGCTGCTGGCCAATTGGTTGATTATCTCGAAGCCACCTTGCCCCCTATGGAGCCATTAGCCAACGAGTTGGCCCAAATGAGGCGGGCCTATGATGACGTCGTACAACAACCCGATCTGCAACCAGGTGGCTATGTAGAATTTTTTTTGCTTCGTTCTGAACAAAAAGCAGATGATGTTATGGTTATGCATACGCAACAAGCCTTTATAGCGTTACTAGAACGTTTGCAAAAAGAGGGCATTCCAGCAAAGGATATAGTGGTATTGGTGCGGAATCATCGTGAAGCTACTTTGCTAGCCCACACCACTGCTACCTATAAGGTCGTATCAGACTATGCCTATGTTTTAGGGAGCCATATGGCCATAAAAGTACTCATACATACATTGTATTATCTTCATAATGAATATGATTTGATTAATATAGCTGCTTGGATAGAGACCTATGCTAGTTGTACCTCATCCAGTATGGGGCACCATGATAGATTGTACAAAGCAAGTGATATACACAAGCTCATTCCCCAATCTTTTTGGGTCCAAAAAGAATTTTTAAAAAATACATCTGTTTATAACTGTGTGCAGCTAGTGATTGCCTGTTTATTTCATCTCCCTCATGACTTTGGCGATGTGTTGGCTTTTTTTCAGAGTATCGTTTTAAATAGTTTCCTTACCGGCACTACTTCTATAGAAGCCTTTTTAGTCTGGTGGGAAAAAAAAGGCCGCATGATCAAGCTGCCCATTAGCCATCAGGACCATGTGATCAAGGCAATGACCATTCATCAAGCCAAGGGGCTAGCTTTTAAGGTAGTCATTATACCCTTTTGTAGTTGGGGTTTGGACCATCCGTCCCAACATGGCCCCATTTTATGGAGCCTACACCATGCGCAACCTTCCTATTTTCCTATATGGCCCATAGGCTATGGTGCAGCACTTAAAGAAACCCATTATGCGCAAGACTATTACCTAGAACAAATTCAAATCCATCTTGATAACCTTAATCTCCTCTACGTAGCGTTTACAAGAGCTGCTGCACAACTCTATGTGATGGCCCCATTGCCAGGTAAAATGGAAGGTATGACTACTGTTGCTGATGTAATCTACCAATCTTTGCAGCTACCAGAGTCTCTATGCGGAACAGGCGTACCACGGGCAACTGATATAGAAGAAACTGCTCTTGGGACTAGGTTTTGTTTTAGCTGATCTTACTTGAGCTGTGTTGTGTAAGCATCAATATATTTTTTTATCCATCCTATTTACGTACGTGTTCAGCGCGATCGTTTTTTGCGTTAAAAGAACAAGGCCCCTGAAAAAAGTCGCGGTTTAGAAAGTGGCATTTTACAGATGATTAAGAAAAACAGTTTCCTTTGAAGCCCCCAAAGGGGGCGCTTTCTGTTTTTCCATCTGTAGGATGTCACTTTCAGTGGCTTTTTACCGAGGGCTTGATTTTTTGTCCACTTCTTGATCAAGAAAAAAGTGGATAAAATTCATTATTAACCAGTATCGTGAACAGGCACCTATTTTACTTGTTTTTTATTAAATTTTTTAATAGAATAACAAATGGAATGAGTTAAGTCAAATTTTTTTGCCCTAAAAATATATTGGTCATGATGAAATATAGGTTCTTTTTATTGCTACTCGTTACATCTTGTCATGGAGTCTCTTCTGTCTATAGATATGATCATGCTGAAGATCAGCGTAACCAAGATAGTGATACGTATCGTTTTAGGCAAGATGAATACGATTTTAATGAAAAAGCTTTGGAGCGATTTGAGGATTGGTATTGTAATTTGATAGATCAACTTGGTCATTTTGTAGATCCTACCATCATAATTTTAGATGTTTACGATTATGCGGCTAAGCGTGGCCAGCTCCCTTTTCTTGGCCCGACTGGAAAACGGGCGGCTTACAAAGCATCGAAGGTTTGGAAGCGAGGCAAGCAAGTATTTGGAAGGGAGGAGGGGCTATTTAGCCATGATCGAAAAGGTCTGGAAATCATTCGTTTCAGTTGTAAGCCTATCCCTCAGGAATACCAGAAGTCTTGCCTGAGTATGGTCTTTCGGTTGGTAGATAGGTTGTTTCGTGAGCGGCCTAAATATAAAAAATTATCTCAACAGTTCACCGATTTGCATCAAACCTTCACCGAGCGATTCACCCATTTATCTACCGCATACCCTGAACGATGCAGCGGTTTAGAGCAGCCACTTAGCCAAGAGGATCAGCAAGCTTATAGCCATGCAATGGCGTATCTAGAAAAATTATTTATGGAACATAGTGATGCGATGAATAAATCAGCCAACTTACTATTTTATTCCGATACCTACCCGGGGTTTCTATTTTTTTTGTTGCGTAATGATCTGCATCTGTGCCCATTTCCGGTGTTGTATCTATTGGCTATTTCTTCAGGATCTGGTGTTTTAGTGAATGAATTTTTAGGTTTTTGTGAGCAGCAAGGTATGAATGTAAAGCACGCTGATGGATTGGCTAAAAGCATGTTCCAACATGCATCTCATGGCCTAGTTCTCTCCAACCTAAGTAAACCGTCCAAAGTGC
The nucleotide sequence above comes from Cardinium endosymbiont of Sogatella furcifera. Encoded proteins:
- a CDS encoding UvrD-helicase domain-containing protein, encoding MTLFMAELLIYRASAGSGKTHVLVTRYIQWALRYPDAFKHILAVTFTNHATQEMKQRILAYLYSLSIGQETVVQEMLRLTGWGHAQLQRRSKEVLARMVYQYGDFSVTTIDSFFYKLIQTFAQSMGLPHQFAIEMDESLALQETIEALSTLDEPLLQKWMVDFALTKLLAGKSWHIKSHIQELGKALFDESFKLHEQALLTAFEQPERWFHFVATTQACWHGFEEKMQQIGQTALNILKQEGLTPADFSYGTKGVIGYFLKLASKKELQPTKRAIQGSDDLTSWYKKKHPSDAIARVVETLLHPLLMEAMTLHAQEGLAYRTAMVRARFTYAFGMIGALLIGLERYRSQNHLLFISDVSVLLYQAIQGSDTPFLYEQVGNQFHHLLIDEFQDLSLFQWMNIKPLVRNGLAQGHSSLVVGDVKQSIYRWRGSNWKLLNHQVAAEFKESTIHGLTTNRRSKEAVVLFNNCFFKRAAGQLVDYLEATLPPMEPLANELAQMRRAYDDVVQQPDLQPGGYVEFFLLRSEQKADDVMVMHTQQAFIALLERLQKEGIPAKDIVVLVRNHREATLLAHTTATYKVVSDYAYVLGSHMAIKVLIHTLYYLHNEYDLINIAAWIETYASCTSSSMGHHDRLYKASDIHKLIPQSFWVQKEFLKNTSVYNCVQLVIACLFHLPHDFGDVLAFFQSIVLNSFLTGTTSIEAFLVWWEKKGRMIKLPISHQDHVIKAMTIHQAKGLAFKVVIIPFCSWGLDHPSQHGPILWSLHHAQPSYFPIWPIGYGAALKETHYAQDYYLEQIQIHLDNLNLLYVAFTRAAAQLYVMAPLPGKMEGMTTVADVIYQSLQLPESLCGTGVPRATDIEETALGTRFCFS